ACCAGTCGAAGTCCAGGCCCTGCGCGTCGGCCGGGGTGGCGCTCAGCCCGCTCGGGCTGCTGTAGCCGCTGATGGTCATGCCGATGTTCGAAGGCGCCGAGCCGACCGGGACCTGGCCCGCGGCGATGTCCTTGACCTGCACCGTCGAGGTCTCGGAGAAGTAGGCCTCGCCGTTGCCGGAGACCCCGCCGAAGTCGCCGTTGACGGTCTCGATCGACCCGTCCGAGTTGAGCGCGGTGACGAGGCCGACGTGGTCGGCGAAGGTGCCGTGGGTCTTGCCGGATGGCACGACCACGTCGTAGACGACCGCGTCGCCCACCCGCGGGCGGTAGGACGGGTCGGTGTGCAGGGTGCCGTGGTCGACTCCGTAGTTGTAGAAGCTCACCGCGCCCGCGTCG
This genomic window from Actinospica robiniae DSM 44927 contains:
- a CDS encoding CHAP domain-containing protein, whose product is MYRHVCTLPAAALLAAGIAVLTPAAAWATDSGDVAALALANAGKGAGTCSQVNPAPNSLGGSAFGTSCTGNQGTAEYWCADFAKWIWQNASGSTITGTGNLDAGAVSFYNYGVDHGTLHTDPSYRPRVGDAVVYDVVVPSGKTHGTFADHVGLVTALNSDGSIETVNGDFGGVSGNGEAYFSETSTVQVKDIAAGQVPVGSAPSNIGMTISGYSSPSGLSATPADAQGLDFDW